Proteins from a genomic interval of Desulfofustis limnaeus:
- a CDS encoding prephenate dehydratase domain-containing protein, whose amino-acid sequence MTVIATLGPKGSDGYQAAAQYNRHAELALFNSIADVMDGFRSGQADLAMIPVYNTREGEVREYFRILESLDQGYWLDNVVLPINLSLGALSTDQRLDRVRVIIGRSTVFRQCEEYIAANMPQATLVSVRDLEQALAELLQDRPDDHVVIDTEQIINRFGLNLLDRELAPYNRTRFAVIGSQPGRQTGYDATSIITRPLADRVGLLVDILNEFTKRGINILDLRSENDIKTQKLQIYLEVEGHRLNPLLKEALDQVEHQVIQVAQSLKILGSFPRVDMRIKRIRSFGFIGSGAMTVWFADKLQGEGYATVICGRSSTLRPEEMIAQVDVVVICVPISVTTNLVQRYGPLLRDGQALILLAGESETPLRSALEATAEGVEVMLVHNLWGPQALTMKDKNVVVVRTRKSGSLCSEFESFMYKYGAEIHLDTPEKHDLMMGVSQKLPTAISVALAMTLAEHGIDYGDIDSHSTLTSLYGVLALARVHSQHPRTYAEIMATSGEGKKIVAGFLDHLQRISALAEQRQIDQLAEIITENIRAIPSHFLKSKMRQAQAVDAVLSDIGFKGD is encoded by the coding sequence ATGACCGTTATCGCCACCCTTGGCCCGAAAGGCTCCGACGGATATCAGGCCGCCGCCCAGTATAATCGACATGCCGAACTGGCGCTGTTCAACTCCATCGCCGATGTGATGGATGGGTTTCGCAGTGGCCAGGCCGATCTCGCCATGATTCCCGTCTATAATACCCGAGAAGGCGAAGTACGGGAGTATTTTCGTATTCTGGAGAGCCTCGACCAGGGATATTGGCTCGATAACGTGGTCCTGCCGATCAACCTCTCGCTCGGCGCGTTGAGCACCGATCAGCGACTGGACCGGGTCCGGGTCATCATCGGCAGAAGCACCGTATTTCGACAGTGCGAGGAGTATATCGCCGCCAATATGCCGCAAGCGACACTGGTCTCGGTTCGGGATCTCGAACAGGCGTTGGCGGAACTGTTGCAGGACCGACCGGACGACCACGTAGTCATCGATACCGAACAGATCATCAACCGCTTCGGACTGAATCTATTGGATCGTGAACTGGCCCCGTACAACCGGACCAGGTTTGCCGTCATCGGCTCGCAACCGGGGAGGCAGACCGGCTATGATGCCACATCCATCATCACTCGTCCCTTGGCAGACCGGGTCGGGTTGCTGGTGGACATCCTCAACGAGTTTACCAAACGGGGCATCAATATTCTCGATTTGCGTTCGGAAAACGATATCAAGACCCAGAAGCTGCAGATCTATCTGGAAGTGGAAGGGCACCGACTCAACCCCCTGCTCAAAGAGGCGCTGGACCAGGTTGAACATCAGGTGATTCAGGTAGCGCAGAGCCTCAAGATTCTTGGATCGTTTCCTCGCGTGGACATGCGGATCAAACGGATCAGGTCGTTCGGCTTTATCGGCTCGGGGGCGATGACCGTCTGGTTTGCCGATAAACTGCAAGGCGAAGGCTATGCCACCGTGATTTGTGGACGAAGCAGTACGCTTCGCCCCGAGGAAATGATCGCCCAGGTGGACGTGGTGGTCATCTGCGTCCCCATCTCCGTTACCACGAACCTGGTTCAACGGTACGGACCATTGCTGCGAGACGGGCAGGCGCTCATCCTGCTCGCCGGTGAATCGGAAACGCCTTTGCGATCAGCGCTTGAAGCGACGGCAGAAGGGGTGGAGGTGATGCTGGTGCACAACCTCTGGGGACCGCAAGCGCTCACCATGAAGGACAAGAACGTGGTTGTCGTACGGACCCGCAAGAGTGGCAGTCTATGCAGCGAGTTCGAGTCGTTTATGTACAAGTACGGGGCGGAAATCCACCTGGATACGCCGGAGAAGCATGATCTGATGATGGGGGTAAGCCAGAAACTGCCGACCGCCATCTCCGTGGCCCTGGCCATGACGCTGGCTGAGCATGGGATCGATTATGGCGACATCGACTCTCACTCCACCCTCACCTCTCTCTACGGTGTGTTGGCCTTGGCCCGGGTACACAGCCAGCACCCACGCACCTATGCGGAAATCATGGCGACCAGCGGGGAAGGCAAAAAAATCGTTGCCGGTTTTCTTGACCATCTGCAGCGGATCAGCGCCCTGGCTGAACAACGGCAGATCGACCAGCTCGCTGAAATTATAACGGAAAACATCAGAGCCATACCCTCTCACTTCCTCAAGAGCAAGATGCGCCAGGCCCAAGCGGTCGATGCCGTGCTCAGTGACATCGGGTTCAAAGGTGATTAA